A genomic window from Salvelinus alpinus chromosome 10, SLU_Salpinus.1, whole genome shotgun sequence includes:
- the LOC139532229 gene encoding zinc finger protein 514-like, with amino-acid sequence MSEMSVLHQRLSSIMDILASAAVTEICKLVEDCCGALSVEVFQGKEQIKMLEKQLSLTESRYRSVSGIEGQTLVTCGSSRTNSPSGNSPAADAEDEDFQQFIVSEEEFPPEQQHYKQEWSPSLGKYNWNPIQIKEEQEEFSVIQEEEDSVFTPAWVKSDYDQYPTQSSQTQSEEYKDRMASTEQIKTEPKEDDSSETTSDSHPQCKLKKTWTEKGQSSNGRKSMDLKSPVERRHTEEKSFCCSDCGECFSQMGTLDSHMRTHTRDKSYHCQDCDKVFTRIDCFKLHRKAHTGEKPHRCGECGKCFSQVGYLNYHIKTHTGEKPHRCHDCGKCFFRVGELTLHKRIHTGEKPHRCQVCGKCFARPSNLSSHIRIHTGEKSYSCHYCGKYFRHKGNLTTHMRIHTRKITSLSL; translated from the exons ATGTCAGAGATGAGTGTTTTGCATCAACGGTTAAGCTCCATCATGGACATTCTAGCCTCCGCTGCCGTGACAGAGATTTGCAAATTAGTAGAGGATTGCTGTGGAGCGTTAAGTGTAGAAGTCTTTCAAGGCAAAGAGCAAATCAAAATGCTAGAGAAGCAACTCAGCCTGACTGAGTCGAGGTACAGGTCGGTGAGTGGCATAGAAGGGCAGACGCTTGTTACCTGTGGTTCATCGAGAACCAACAGTCCTTCGGGCAATTCCCCCGCGGCTGATGCTGAAGACGAAG ATTTCCAGCAGTTCATTGTCTCTGAAGAGGAGTTTCCCCCTGAGCAGCAGCATTATAAGCAGGAGTGGAGCCCCAGTCTGGGGAAATATAATTGGAACCCCATACagattaaagaggaacaggaggaatTCAGTGTCATCCAGGAGGAGGAAGACTCTGTATTCACTCCTGCCTGGGTGAAAAGTGACTATGATCAGTACCCAACTCAGTCCTCACAAACCCAAAGTGAAGAATACAAAGACAGAATGGCCTCAACAGAACAGATCAAAACAGAACCTAAGGAAGATGATTCCTCAGAGACAACCAGTGACTCTCATCCCCAGTGCAAATTAAAGAAGACATGGACAGAAAAAGGACAAAGCTCGAATGGTAGAAAATCCATGGATCTGAAATCACCAGTGGAAAGGAGACACACAGAAGAGAAATCATTTTGCTGTAGTGATTGTGGTGAATGTTTTTCTCAGATGGGAACACTGGATTCTCATATGAGGACCCACACACGGGATAAATCGTATCACTGTCAGGATTGTGACAAAGTATTCACTCGGATTGACTGCTTCAAATTGCACAGGAAGgcccacacaggagagaaaccgcaCCGCTGTGGTGAATGTGGCAAATGTTTTTCTCAAGTTGGGTATCTGAACTATCACATAAAgactcacacaggggagaaacctcaTCGCTGTCATGATTGTGGCAAATGTTTCTTTCGAGTTGGTGAGCTGACACTTCATAAGAGGATTCACACAGGCGAGAAACCACATCGCTGCCAGGTCTGTGGCAAATGTTTTGCTCGTCCTAGTAATCTGAGTTCTCACATTAGgattcacacaggggagaaatcttatagctgtcaTTACTGTGGCAAATATTTTCGTCATAAAGGTAATCTGACAACACATATGAGGATTCACACGAGGAAAATCACATCATTGTCGCTATAG